The Bombus fervidus isolate BK054 chromosome 3, iyBomFerv1, whole genome shotgun sequence genome includes a window with the following:
- the Nop5 gene encoding nop5 ribonucleoprotein isoform X1, whose protein sequence is MLVLFETPAGYAIFKLLDDDKLTEVENLYRDFETPEAASKIVKLKHFEKFADTTEALVATTAAVEGKLCKSLKKILKKHCNELQEQLAVADAKLGNAIKDKLSLSCVSNTAIQELMRCIRSQMDSLLAGLPKKEITAMALGLAHSLSRYKLKFSPDKIDTMIIQAVCLLDDLDKELNNYVMRCREWYGWHFPELGKIITDNIAFVKTVKIIGTRENTINSDLSDILSEDIEEKVKEAAEISMGTEISEDDILNIQHLCDQVIEISQYRTQLYDYLKARMMAMAPNLTVLVGELVGARLISHAGSLINLAKHPASTVQILGAEKALFRALKSKKDTPKYGLIYHAQLVGQSSTKNKGKMSRMLAAKASLATRVDALGEDGSFDLGAEHKAKLEARLRILEEGNFRRISGTGKAKAKFEKYYTKSEYIQYSVNEDITLKHGKRKHSEIEDEKTLVEEITKPDEEITKLDEEMPKKKKKKEVSDSIDESVIQQVAQSEEILTKKKKKKSKLQDIEDNIESSFKCEEEGEKAVENIPGISGEQIKKKKKKKDKDQEIEETTFTNEETSEKIISEKRKKKKKKSQDE, encoded by the exons atgtTAGTGTTATTTGAAACTCCTGCGGGATATGCAATTTTTAag TTACTTGATGATGATAAGTTAACAGAAGTAGAAAATCTTTATCGTGATTTTGAAACACCTGAAGCAGCTAGTAAAAT AGTGAAGTTGAAGCACTTTGAAAAGTTTGCCGACACTACTGAGGCTCTTGTAGCTACAACTGCTGCAGTAGAAGGTAAACTTTGTAAATCATTAAAGAAGATACTTAAAAAACATTGTAATGAACTGCAAGAACAACTAGCTGTAGCTGACGCTAAGCTAGGTAATGCTATAAAGGATAAACTGAGTTTGTCTTGTGTCAGTAATACTGCTATACAAGAATTAATGAGATGTATAAGAAGCCAGATGGATAGTTTATTGGCCGGTTTacctaaaaaagaaataacagcAATGGCATTGGGTTTAGCACATAGCCTTTCTAGgtacaaattgaaattttcacctGATAAAATTGATACTATGATAATACAAGCTGTTTGTTTGTTAGATGATTTAgacaaagaattaaataactaTGTTATGCGTTGTCGTGAATGGTATGGCTGGCACTTTCCAGAACTTGGAAAGATTATTACAGATAATATAGCATTTGTTAAAACAGTAAAAATAATCGGAACTAGAGAGAATACTATAAATTCAGATTTATCTGATATACTATCAGAAGATATAgaggaaaaagtaaaagaggctGCTGAGATATCTATGGGAACTGAAATCTCTGAagatgatattttaaatattcaacatttatGCGATCAagttattgaaatttctcaATATAGAAcacaattatatgattatctTAAAGCAAGAATGATGGCAATGGCACCAAATTTAACTGTTCTTGTCGGAGAGTTAGTGGGGGCTCGTTTAATCTCACATGCTGGGTCTTTAATTAATCTTGCTAAGCATCCAGCATCTACTGTGCAAATACTTGGTGCTGAAAAAGCTCTCTTTAGAGcattaaaatcaaaaaaaGATACTCCAAAATATGGTTTAATTTATCATGCACAACTTGTTGGACAATCTTCAACAAAAAATAAGGGAAAGATGTCCAGAATGCTAGCTGCTAAAGCTTCATTAGCAACTAGAGTAGATGCATTAGGAGAAGATGGCAGCTTTGATCTTGGTGCTGAACATAAAGCTAAATTGGAAGCACGTTTGAGGATTttagaagaaggaaattttcgTAGAATTAGTGGTACAGGCAAAGCAAAAGcaaaatttgagaaatattatactaaAAGTGAATATATTCAGTATTCTGTTAATGAGGATATAACTCTTAAACATGGGAAAAGAAAACATTCTGAAATTGAAGATGAAAAAACGCTGGtcgaagaaattacaaagcCAGATGAAGAAATAACAAAGCTAGATGAAGAAATGcctaagaaaaagaaaaagaaggaagttAGTGACAGTATAGATGAATCAGTAATTCAACAAGTGGCTCAGTCAGAAGAAATTctgacaaagaaaaagaagaaaaaaagtaaacTACAGGATATAGAAGATAATATTGAATCAAGCTTTAAATgtgaagaagaaggagagaaagcAGTAGAAAACATTCCTGGGATATCAGGAG agcaaataaagaagaaaaaaaagaaaaaagataaggATCAGGAGATTGAAGAGACTACATTCACAAATGAAGAAACAagtgaaaaaattataagcgaaaaaagaaaaaaaaagaaaaagaaatctcaagatgaatga
- the Fzr gene encoding fizzy and cell division cycle 20 related → MFHHEYEKRLLKSNSESHIDSLASPGLHPSVYFSPTKMMNNSFDRFIPTRSGNNYQTTFSMISENNRNGIVTKKTRENGESNRDGIAYSCLLKNELLGASIEDVKGQCEERRVLSPVVTRNLFKYITPTKDHTLLDQSSPYSLSPLSAKSQKLLRSPRKATRKISRIPFKVLDAPELQDDFYLNLVDWSSQNVLSVGLGSCVYLWSACTSQVTRLCDLSSDGNSVTSVAWNERGNLVAVGTHLGYIQVWDVAVSKQVSKLQGHSARVGALAWNGEVLSSGSRDRLILQRDVRTPCVVSERRLGAHRQEVCGLKWSPDNQYLASGGNDNRLYVWNLHSLSPIQTYTEHLAAVKAIAWSPHHHGLLASGGGTADRCIRFWNTLTGQPMQCVDTGSQVCNLAWSKHSSELVSTHGYSQNQILVWKYPSLTQVAKLTGHSYRVLYLAMSPDGEAIVTGAGDETLRFWNVFSKARSQKENKSVLNLFTSIR, encoded by the coding sequence atgtttcaccACGAATACGAGAAACGGCTGTTGAAGTCAAACAGCGAGAGCCATATAGATAGTCTAGCAAGTCCTGGACTTCACCCATCAGTATATTTTTCGCCAACTAAAATGATGAATAATAGTTTCGATCGATTTATACCAACACGGTCGGGCAATAATTACCAAACAACATTTTCAATGATATCAGAGAACAATCGGAATGGTATAGTCACAAAGAAGACTCGTGAGAATGGAGAAAGTAACCGCGATGGTATTGCCTATTCTTGTCTCTTAAAAAATGAACTGCTTGGAGCAAGCATAGAAGATGTAAAAGGACAATGTGAAGAACGAAGAGTATTATCACCAGTGGTTACCagaaatctttttaaatacattacaCCTACGAAAGACCACACACTATTGGATCAAAGTTCACCTTATTCTTTGTCACCACTGAGTGCCAAAAGTCAAAAACTTTTAAGATCCCCAAGAAAAGCAACAAGGAAGATTTCCAGAATACCTTTCAAAGTACTAGATGCCCCTGAACTGCAAGATGACTTTTATTTAAACCTTGTTGATTGGTCTTCTCAAAATGTTCTCAGTGTTGGTCTAGGTAGCTGTGTCTATTTGTGGTCTGCGTGTACCAGCCAGGTGACTAGACTATGTGATTTATCCAGTGATGGTAATAGTGTAACATCAGTTGCTTGGAACGAAAGAGGAAACCTAGTTGCAGTTGGTACACATTTGGGCTATATCCAAGTATGGGATGTAGCTGTGAGTAAACAAGTAAGCAAGTTACAAGGACATAGTGCGAGAGTTGGAGCTCTAGCTTGGAATGGTGAAGTTTTATCATCTGGTAGTAGAGATAGGTTAATATTACAAAGAGATGTTAGAACTCCTTGTGTTGTGAGTGAAAGACGTTTAGGAGCTCATAGACAAGAAGTTTGTGGACTCAAATGGTCCCCAGATAATCAATATTTAGCCTCTGGTGGAAATGACAATCGTCTTTATGTATGGAACTTACATTCCCTTTCACCGATACAAACATATACTGAACATCTAGCAGCTGTCAAAGCTATCGCGTGGTCTCCACATCATCATGGTCTTTTAGCTTCTGGTGGTGGTACAGCAGACAGATGCATTAGATTTTGGAATACACTAACCGGTCAACCAATGCAATGTGTAGATACTGGTTCTCAAGTTTGTAATTTGGCTTGGAGTAAGCACAGTTCAGAACTAGTCAGTACACATGGTTATTCTCAAAACCAAATTCTGGTGTGGAAATATCCCAGTCTAACTCAAGTTGCAAAATTAACAGGACATTCATATAGAGTTCTATATTTAGCTATGTCACCAGATGGTGAAGCTATTGTAACCGGTGCTGGAGATGAAACTTTGCGTTTTTGGAATGTGTTCAGTAAAGCACGTAGTCAGAAAGAAAATAAGTCTGTATTAAACCTCTTTACTAgtattcgataa
- the Nd-b12 gene encoding NADH dehydrogenase [ubiquinone] 1 beta subcomplex subunit 3, translated as MGGHGHGSPIKIPSPDIYKVEDVPELKMVQDELAKLGLKDPWLRNEVWRYTGLPGNSHFLRVFKGVTTGMLVGFAAFLVTIGIENYFGITYGKKHHNKHGNHDDHH; from the coding sequence ATGGGAGGTCATGGTCATGGGTCACCAATAAAAATACCAAGTCCTGATATATACAAAGTAGAGGATGTGCCAGAGCTTAAAATGGTCCAAGACGAACTAGCTAAACTTGGGTTGAAGGACCCTTGGTTAAGAAATGAAGTTTGGCGTTATACAGGACTACCTGGTAATTCACATTTCCTACGAGTATTTAAGGGAGTTACCACGGGTATGCTAGTCGGGTTTGCAGCATTTTTAGTAACAATAGGCATAGAAAACTATTTTGGAATTACTTATGGCAAAAAACATCATAATAAACATGGTAACCATGATGATcatcattaa
- the Polr3g gene encoding RNA polymerase III subunit G, translating to MAGRGRGRGKPSMSISTDQLGFAKGEALPPPVLQPPLKYPLLEYKPLPLNITKEMSYLLELKKGYAEYMRESPNNVLPLVIKKDIERYSDRYQDLITDKSSYESRYDWSRMPVELKPQLRKGQKRKGQKCENPQIKHKHVDIESKLQELEKKESLQQSDTEEEEKEEEEAEGKDDEQAEDEEEELDEEMDEGTDYVNNYFDNGEGYDDEDDNLDDGPIY from the coding sequence ATGGCGGGACGTGGCAGAGGAAGAGGTAAACCCTCCATGTCAATCAGTACAGATCAATTAGGCTTTGCCAAAGGAGAAGCATTGCCTCCACCAGTCTTACAACCTCCATTAAAATATCCTCTTCTAGAATATAAACCACTACCTTTAAATATTACTAAAGAAATGAGTTATTTGTTGGAATTAAAGAAAGGATATGCAGAATATATGAGAGAATCGCCTAACAATGTTTTGCCtttagtaattaaaaaagatattgagAGGTATTCAGATCGATATCAAGACTTAATTACTGATAAAAGTAGTTACGAGAGTAGATATGATTGGAGCAGAATGCCTGTAGAATTAAAGCCTCAATTGCGAAAAGGACAAAAGCGTAAAGGACAAAAATGTGAGAACCCACAGATAAAACATAAGCACGTTGATATAGAGTCAAAGTTGcaagaattagaaaaaaaagagagttTGCAACAAAGTGATacagaggaagaagaaaaggaagaagaagaagcagaaggAAAGGATGATGAACAAGCAGAAGATGAGGAAGAAGAACTAGATGAAGAAATGGATGAGGGGACTGATTAcgtgaataattatttcgataatGGAGAAGGTTACGATGATGAAGACGATAATTTAGATGATGGGCCAATTTATTAA
- the Nop5 gene encoding nop5 ribonucleoprotein isoform X2 — MRCIRSQMDSLLAGLPKKEITAMALGLAHSLSRYKLKFSPDKIDTMIIQAVCLLDDLDKELNNYVMRCREWYGWHFPELGKIITDNIAFVKTVKIIGTRENTINSDLSDILSEDIEEKVKEAAEISMGTEISEDDILNIQHLCDQVIEISQYRTQLYDYLKARMMAMAPNLTVLVGELVGARLISHAGSLINLAKHPASTVQILGAEKALFRALKSKKDTPKYGLIYHAQLVGQSSTKNKGKMSRMLAAKASLATRVDALGEDGSFDLGAEHKAKLEARLRILEEGNFRRISGTGKAKAKFEKYYTKSEYIQYSVNEDITLKHGKRKHSEIEDEKTLVEEITKPDEEITKLDEEMPKKKKKKEVSDSIDESVIQQVAQSEEILTKKKKKKSKLQDIEDNIESSFKCEEEGEKAVENIPGISGEQIKKKKKKKDKDQEIEETTFTNEETSEKIISEKRKKKKKKSQDE; from the exons ATGAGATGTATAAGAAGCCAGATGGATAGTTTATTGGCCGGTTTacctaaaaaagaaataacagcAATGGCATTGGGTTTAGCACATAGCCTTTCTAGgtacaaattgaaattttcacctGATAAAATTGATACTATGATAATACAAGCTGTTTGTTTGTTAGATGATTTAgacaaagaattaaataactaTGTTATGCGTTGTCGTGAATGGTATGGCTGGCACTTTCCAGAACTTGGAAAGATTATTACAGATAATATAGCATTTGTTAAAACAGTAAAAATAATCGGAACTAGAGAGAATACTATAAATTCAGATTTATCTGATATACTATCAGAAGATATAgaggaaaaagtaaaagaggctGCTGAGATATCTATGGGAACTGAAATCTCTGAagatgatattttaaatattcaacatttatGCGATCAagttattgaaatttctcaATATAGAAcacaattatatgattatctTAAAGCAAGAATGATGGCAATGGCACCAAATTTAACTGTTCTTGTCGGAGAGTTAGTGGGGGCTCGTTTAATCTCACATGCTGGGTCTTTAATTAATCTTGCTAAGCATCCAGCATCTACTGTGCAAATACTTGGTGCTGAAAAAGCTCTCTTTAGAGcattaaaatcaaaaaaaGATACTCCAAAATATGGTTTAATTTATCATGCACAACTTGTTGGACAATCTTCAACAAAAAATAAGGGAAAGATGTCCAGAATGCTAGCTGCTAAAGCTTCATTAGCAACTAGAGTAGATGCATTAGGAGAAGATGGCAGCTTTGATCTTGGTGCTGAACATAAAGCTAAATTGGAAGCACGTTTGAGGATTttagaagaaggaaattttcgTAGAATTAGTGGTACAGGCAAAGCAAAAGcaaaatttgagaaatattatactaaAAGTGAATATATTCAGTATTCTGTTAATGAGGATATAACTCTTAAACATGGGAAAAGAAAACATTCTGAAATTGAAGATGAAAAAACGCTGGtcgaagaaattacaaagcCAGATGAAGAAATAACAAAGCTAGATGAAGAAATGcctaagaaaaagaaaaagaaggaagttAGTGACAGTATAGATGAATCAGTAATTCAACAAGTGGCTCAGTCAGAAGAAATTctgacaaagaaaaagaagaaaaaaagtaaacTACAGGATATAGAAGATAATATTGAATCAAGCTTTAAATgtgaagaagaaggagagaaagcAGTAGAAAACATTCCTGGGATATCAGGAG agcaaataaagaagaaaaaaaagaaaaaagataaggATCAGGAGATTGAAGAGACTACATTCACAAATGAAGAAACAagtgaaaaaattataagcgaaaaaagaaaaaaaaagaaaaagaaatctcaagatgaatga